ATCGAGCGTCTGGCATTGGCGCCTGCACCGGTCGCAAAAACCAGGGGCATGACCCCCATAATGAAGGCAAAAGAAGTCATCAGGATGGGTCGGAATCGGGTTTTCGCCCCGATAACGGCCGCTTCCATCACTGATTTTTTATGAATGTGGTGTTGCTCATGCGCCACCTCCACAATCAGAATGGCGTTTTTTGTCGCCAACGCAATCAGCAATAATAAGCCAATCTGAGTGTACATGTTGTTGTCCAGTCCCAGCAGTGACAGAGCCAGTACGGTCCCGATCAAGGTGAGGGGTACACTGAAAAGAATGGCGGAGGGAATCAACCAGTTTTCATATTGTCCCGCCAGAATCAGGTATACCAGCACTAGGGACATGGCAAAAATATAATAACTCATGTTACCAGCGACCTTTTCCTGATAGGCAGTACTCGTCCATTCATAGGAAAAACCAGGGGGCAGCTTTTTAGCCAATTCTTCCATGGTTTCAATCCCTTCCCCGGAACTGTAGCCTTTGGCAGCCATTCCGTTGACGTTACCTGACGGATACAGATTGTAAAGCGATATGATTGCCGGACCGACATCCGGCTTGATGTCAGTCAGGGTACCTAACGAAACCATGGAGCCCTGCTGGTTTTTGACATAATAATTGCGTAAATCGTCCACCTGCCCGCGCGAAGACGCATCCGCCTGCACATAAACCGGAAAGACCTGACCAAATTTGGTAAACAAATTGACATAGGAGGATCCAAGATAGGTTTGCAGGGTATTAAATGCATCGCCGATGCGAACACCCAGACTCTCGGCTTTGGTACGGTCAATGGGTGCAGCAACCTGCGGCACACTGGCGCGGAAGGACGTCATCAGGTTTTGCAGATCCGGCTCACGGTTCCCCTCACTGATTAAGCCGTCCGTCACGCGCTGCAATTTTTGATAGTCAAACGTACCGTCCTGTAATTCCACCTGCATCTGGAAGCCGCCCGATAAACCCAGACCCTGAATGGGCGGGGGAACGACGGTCAGGATCCTGGCATCCAGCGTGTTTTTAGCAATGTCATTGATTTTAGTGTAAAGGGCCAGCAGATTTTCAGACTTTCCGCGCACGCTCCAGTCTTTAAACATGATGTACAACACGCCCGCGTTCGCCAGGCTGGCATTGTTATCAAGCAGGGAAATGCCATCAATGGCAATGACGTTATCAATGCCGTCAATTTGCGAAACCTTTTTAGTCAACTCGCTCATGACTTTGTCTGTGCGCCCCAGAGTGGCTGCATCAGGCAATTGCACGCTTAAAATCAGATACCCCTGATCTTCAATGGGGATAAACCCCGTTGGGATTCGGGTTAAACCAAAAATAGCCAGGGCCACCAGCGCGGCGCCGAGCAGGCAGACTGCGCCGCTGTGGTGTACCAATTTATCCATAAATTGAATATAACGCGCTTCAATCGGGTTATAGAGATTATCAAAAGTCCTGAAAAAGACATTTTTGGGTTTGTTTTTATCGATGGGTTTAAGCCACAAGGCGCATTGCGTGGGCTTTAAGGTCATGGCATTGATGGCGCTGATTAAGGCCGTTGCTGCGATAACCAGAGCAAATTGCGCATACATCGCCCCAGTCAAACCCGGCATAAACCCCGCGGGTACAAACACAGCCATCAACACCAGCGTAATGCCAAGGATAGGTCCAAACAATTCTTTCATGGCCTGAATGGAAGCTTCTTTGGGTGATAACCCTTTTTCAATATGCTGAGTGACGCCCTCCACGATCACAATCGCATCATCCACAACAATACCAATGGCGAGTACCAGCGCAAACAAGGTGAGTAAATTAATGGTATAACCCAGCAGCATCAAGGCGAAAAAGGTCCCGATAATCGTCACCGGTACCGTCGTGGCCGGGACGAGCGAGGCGCGGAAATTCTGCAGAAAGACAACAATAACCAGCAAGACCAGAATACCGGCTTCATACAGGGTTTTATAGACCTCTGAAATGGAGGCTTTCACAAACACGGTGGTATCAAAAGGAATCGAATACGTAAGGCCCGGAGGAAATTTTTTCGCCATTTTGGCAACGGTTTTTTTCACCTCGTCCGCCACTTGCAGCGCATTGGCACCCGGTAACTGGAATATGCCAATGGCTGCTGTCGGCTTGCCGTTTAAATTAGCCAACTGGCTGTAACTTGAAGACCCAAGTTCCACCCGCCCAACGTCCTTAATGCGTACCACCTGGGCTGAACTGCTGGCATTGGCATTTTCATCCGGTTGGGTATCGACGGTTTTGATAATAATATTACCAAATTCGTCGGGATCAGCCAGTTGACCCGGCACGTTCACGGTGAGTTGATACGAATGCGACCCCAAGACCGGCGGGGAGGCAATCTGGCCCGCTGACACGTCTTTATTCTGGTAACTGATAGCATTTAAGACATCGCTGGGGTTTAACGAATAGGCGAGCATTTTTTTCGGATCAAGCCATACCCGCATGGCATAGCTGCCGGACCCGAACACCAGAACATTCCCCACCCCGGGGAGACGCGCCAGTTCATCCTGCATGTTGATGGCGGCATAACTGTTAAGAAATACTCCATCGTATTCGCCATTCTCCGAGGTTAAGGTGATGAACTGCAGAATGGCCGTTGATTTTTGCTGAACCACGACCCCCTGCTTCTGCACATCCATGGGCAATTGCGCCATGGCCGCCTGTACACGGTTTTGCACCAGAACCTGGGCAAAATTCAGATCCGTGCCAATGGCAAAGGTAACAATCAGCGTGTAAGCCCCATTATTGGAACTGGTGGACTGCATGTAAAGCATGTTTTCCACCCCATTGACCTGTTGCTCAATGGGTAAGGCCACGGTGTTAATCAGGGTTTTGGCATCCGCACCCGGGTAAGTGGTCGTCACCTGGATGGTGGGGGGTACAATGGCCGGGTATTGCGATACCGGTAAAACCAGGATTGCGATTAGGCCAATGAAAACCAGGAGTAAAGCAATCACATTGGCCAGAACCGGCCTTTCAATGAAAAATTTGGAAATCATTTCTCGCTCTTCTCAACGTGCATCAATTTCATTCAATGGCATCCCTATCCAATTGGCTTTATTCACTTTCTTTTTTTGGAGTAA
This region of Legionella taurinensis genomic DNA includes:
- a CDS encoding efflux RND transporter permease subunit, yielding MISKFFIERPVLANVIALLLVFIGLIAILVLPVSQYPAIVPPTIQVTTTYPGADAKTLINTVALPIEQQVNGVENMLYMQSTSSNNGAYTLIVTFAIGTDLNFAQVLVQNRVQAAMAQLPMDVQKQGVVVQQKSTAILQFITLTSENGEYDGVFLNSYAAINMQDELARLPGVGNVLVFGSGSYAMRVWLDPKKMLAYSLNPSDVLNAISYQNKDVSAGQIASPPVLGSHSYQLTVNVPGQLADPDEFGNIIIKTVDTQPDENANASSSAQVVRIKDVGRVELGSSSYSQLANLNGKPTAAIGIFQLPGANALQVADEVKKTVAKMAKKFPPGLTYSIPFDTTVFVKASISEVYKTLYEAGILVLLVIVVFLQNFRASLVPATTVPVTIIGTFFALMLLGYTINLLTLFALVLAIGIVVDDAIVIVEGVTQHIEKGLSPKEASIQAMKELFGPILGITLVLMAVFVPAGFMPGLTGAMYAQFALVIAATALISAINAMTLKPTQCALWLKPIDKNKPKNVFFRTFDNLYNPIEARYIQFMDKLVHHSGAVCLLGAALVALAIFGLTRIPTGFIPIEDQGYLILSVQLPDAATLGRTDKVMSELTKKVSQIDGIDNVIAIDGISLLDNNASLANAGVLYIMFKDWSVRGKSENLLALYTKINDIAKNTLDARILTVVPPPIQGLGLSGGFQMQVELQDGTFDYQKLQRVTDGLISEGNREPDLQNLMTSFRASVPQVAAPIDRTKAESLGVRIGDAFNTLQTYLGSSYVNLFTKFGQVFPVYVQADASSRGQVDDLRNYYVKNQQGSMVSLGTLTDIKPDVGPAIISLYNLYPSGNVNGMAAKGYSSGEGIETMEELAKKLPPGFSYEWTSTAYQEKVAGNMSYYIFAMSLVLVYLILAGQYENWLIPSAILFSVPLTLIGTVLALSLLGLDNNMYTQIGLLLLIALATKNAILIVEVAHEQHHIHKKSVMEAAVIGAKTRFRPILMTSFAFIMGVMPLVFATGAGANARRSIGVAVCSGMLASTCLAVVFVPVFYVLLQTWQDKRKAKKEAAVLS